The sequence aattaatttaccatTTCGATTCTGAGACAGTTTTAGTAAGCTGTTGTTTCGATCCCGTGGAGTACACCGCTGTTGACCAAGAGCCTGCAGAGCCCTGTTTGCTACACAAGAGAACAACAAGTCAGACTACTTGCAGGACACAATAATAAATGACCGTGGCTTACTTGTCGATGCCTGTCTATTATTATTGCCTTCAGACTGGAGCAGGTGGTCACCTGGATTACTATGCAGGTTCTGAGGTACTTGCCCACTATAAGAATATCCTATCTCCACCGACGGATTCCTAGCATCCTGATGACCTGTGATTTCCTCTCCATAGactaacacaaaacaaaccaGTTGAATTAGTTTGATGACTATACATGAGGTGAACCGACCTGTTTGTTCGGGATCTTCTATTCGCATTTCAGACACTCCACCGACTAGTGTTCCACTCAATTGTCTTTGCAGGCCATGCACAGGTTCATCCATCTGAGGAGGATCGTTCATTACTTGTCTCGCTGTGCCTTTCCCTTTGTCACGCTCACCTTCGCCAGAAACGTCCATCACTTGAGAGTCATCTATTACACATCAATCACAACATCAGTTACAAAACGATGCAACAGAACAGACAAGAGTCACATCTTTCCACTTCTTCGCTTCCATCATAAAACAATGGTTCATTGTACCCGTCCATGTTCTGCAAGATTTAAAAACTGAGTTCATCACGTTTACTAGCAGACTTACTACTAAGTGACTAGCAGACAGTAACTTTTCATATGTTCGCTCACCTTTAGCAGTAAGTCCATAAATTCGACTATCTCCTTGAAAGGTGGGCGAGAAGTAGGATTCTTGTCCCAACATCTAAGagaaaaatgatgaaaaacgAAGTTTGGACAGACAGtattactagtaaatgaagctgtgtgtgtgtgtgtgtgtgtgtgtgtgtgtgtgtgtgtgtgtgtgtgtgtgtgtgtgtgtgtgtgtgtgtgtgtgtgtgtgtgtgtgtgtgtgtgtgtgtgtgtgtgtgtgtgtgtgtgtgtgtgtgtgtgtgtgtgtgtgtggtttatTCCCAGCAGCATCACCATCTGCTACCAAGCGCGTCCACAGGTTGCGGATTGTGGAACAACCCTTAGATATAAGGCTTAGCTGTGAAATAAGCAGGCCTTGCCTGACGAATAAGCAGTCGGGACAATCTGGTGGCAATGTTATCAGAGAGTGATGGGATAACAGGTGGCAGTGTTATCTCTATGAAATGTCACAGATTCTCTATGACGACACTGGGCATGGCGAGTGCAGCCACCACAAATAGGCTGTTGCTACAAAGTCTGATTTGGTTCTCAGCAATTCAGCACAGTATCTGTAAGCAGCTGTGGTCACTTTGGCTCTAAAGAGCACTTTACTAATTTGtggttttagttttctggtcAGCTTCTGCGTCCATACATGTTGTTTGGCATGTTGTAGTCTTACACCTGTCAACATATAGCAGGTACTGGAGGAGAGAGTGGAATCAGTTCTGCACACGCTCATTTCACTATAATCCATTCTATTGTGCAGGTTCTTTTATTATGgtgacttgtttgtctgtgttggcagcattggtctttggagacacaagcaaagccatTAATGAGTTTGATCGTgtcgaccactcactccaccatgtgagtgtgtttgtgtgtgtgtgtgtgtgtgtgtgtgtgtgtgtgtgtgtgtgtgtgtgtgtgtgtgtgtgcatgattaGGTTGATTCATAAATTCTATATTCTGTTGTAGTAAACAACCTTATAAACCAGAACTTCATTATCTCAACTAACAACTACTTATTAACTGACCTTGTCATCATATTTTCTATTGCTTGCGGCATCTTTTGAACCAAGGGAGGGCGCTCTCCTGTCACATGAACTAATACATGCTAATTCTTTCAATTAGACCCATTGGGTATCCTTACCCTGATGCACAGCCCACATAATTCGAAACGCACCCCCTCCAATGCTATCAAAAGGCTTTTTCCTAGCAGTCACCTCCCACACAATAATACCAAAGCTATAAACAGGCAATCAAAAAAGGCTTGAGAGACATAGCAAGTAACGATATCCGACCTGTATACATCACATTTTTCCGTATAGTTGTTTCCTGTATAGCCAGTAATACGGTAATACTACAGAAGATATGAGACTTACGTATGTATACGTTACCTTCGAATACCTCGGGCGCCATCCAAGCAGCACTGCCTGTACAGTTAGTCATGTGAGTCCTTGCCTCACAAGCAGTGCCAAAGTCACAAATCGTTAACCTCGTCCCGTCACCAACCAGAAGAAGACTAAAACAAACATGACCATTTATTATTAGTTTATAACTAATTGAAATTCGGGTGCAAACGTGTTGGTTGATGTAACGTATGACTACCGAACAGGCAATGCTCAACGTGTTACCAAAATTACATTATAATCTCCTAGGTTGTGAAAACCGAAGTCTTAGGATCAAACGCCATGATGCCTTACGTGACGTACTCTTCATTATCTCCTTTCTGACAACAAGGGCTCAAAATTTGAACAACGTTGTAGTGCAGGAAACTTCAAACATCCCGGTGACTTGTATCATCCTGATTTTTTAGAAGGGCGTCCTGCCCTTTTCGATGTTTCAGTGAAGAACTCATTACAGCCTAGTCACATTATACATGCCATTTCAAATCCTGGATCAACTGCAGAGGCTGGAGTTGAAGGGAAAGATATGAAACATGGTGTCGAAGTCCTGAAATCTGGTTGCTCATTTATAGCACTAGTTGTGGAAAGTCTTGGTTATTGCGCTAAGTCTAGTTTAGAAACACCGAAAATAATAGCATCTCGTTCAGCTACTGTTCATAACTCTTACGATAGCTGTTAATAATTTGCACGAGCAAATATCAGTAAGATTATAGCAATCTAACGCCAGGCTTATCCTGGACAGGGTTTCGTTAGAGGATGTTGTTCTGTTGGACACTTAGATTAATTTACGTTGTGTTGTTATATACataatatgtatatgtatatgtaaaaAATATATGTTGTTGATTATAATCAAGTGACATTTATTTATAGAATTTTTATACAAATTAAAGTATCAAAAATAGTTGTAACAAAACATAATGAAAGAACAACATACTTAGGTGACTTCAGATCTCTGTGTACTATCCGCATTTTGTGAAGATATTCAACACCCTTTGAGCACTGGTAAAGCCAATACATTGCCTGAGGCGTCGAGTAGTTGAAATCACTGTTATGAAGCACTGTAACACAAAATCGTATAACGAAC is a genomic window of Corticium candelabrum chromosome 11, ooCorCand1.1, whole genome shotgun sequence containing:
- the LOC134186420 gene encoding mitogen-activated protein kinase kinase kinase 7-like; this translates as MSDNSLSSLSLVKFQEIDIEELSFGETVNSGTYGVVRKAKWKSMNVAVKVMESEEEKKAFRNELKQLSKVDHENIVKLFGACVQQTLTCLVMEYAEGGSLYDLLHNSDFNYSTPQAMYWLYQCSKGVEYLHKMRIVHRDLKSPNLLLVGDGTRLTICDFGTACEARTHMTNCTGSAAWMAPEVFEGNNYTEKCDVYSFGIIVWEVTARKKPFDSIGGGAFRIMWAVHQGERPPLVQKMPQAIENMMTRCWDKNPTSRPPFKEIVEFMDLLLKNMDGYNEPLFYDGSEEVERYDSQVMDVSGEGERDKGKGTARQVMNDPPQMDEPVHGLQRQLSGTLVGGVSEMRIEDPEQTVYGEEITGHQDARNPSVEIGYSYSGQVPQNLHSNPGDHLLQSEGNNNRQASTTNRALQALGQQRCTPRDRNNSLLKLSQNRNAGNPGVEKKYPGLDWQLQPIPPASNPDSQRIFREHCQMAEEYLQVLKEIEDLELRKAELNRQLELDRAELDKGRKRLEDYNRLMEVKERLLAAQRECRQELNGLSQP